One genomic region from Streptomyces sp. Li-HN-5-11 encodes:
- a CDS encoding helicase C-terminal domain-containing protein, with the protein MSDEKPAASAPRSLAESLRARDDASLAVLLRSRPDLITPVPTDLTQLATRAGTRASVVRALERLDRFAQQTAQALAVAGDPATYAELLGLTAGDAGDPAVSAALPRALGTLREQALVWGGDDQLRLVRTARELLAPSAQHPSPTGLGPTVREATAGMSPGRIQELVTTAGLPSTHDSVSAVASLTALFTDRERMAALLDGAPADALDVLNRLVWGPPYGQVTADPAPRLRWLLDRGLLLPTTPGTVVLPREVALHLRAGRAHRAPEPVPPAVEVAAAHPPRVVDATAAAQAYTAPATVEELLKDWDEGGPNVLRAGGLSVRDLKRTAVALDVSEPVAAFWVELAYAAGLLASDGEADERYAATPAYDEWLERPAAERWGHLAQAWLTATRTAGLVGGRDAKDRALSALGPGLDRSAAPEVRHRVLTLLAGLPEGAAPSTESVLARLRWERPPRAPQPEDDLRARIAQWTLSEAELLGVTGRGALSAHGRALLGAPPTKPRAEETEPTGPGDKLPVHHHHPTAPPAPLSAAEQATATAAACRVLAPLLPEPLDHVLLQADLTAVAPGPLRRPLADTLGVLADVESKGGATVYRFTPASVRRALDAGRTAADLHAFLATHSRTPVPQPLTYLIDDVARRHGHLRVGAASAYVRCDDDALLNEILADKRSAALRLRRLAPTVLATPAEPAALLEGLRAMGYAPAAESAEGDVLISRADSYRTPPRTAPEPVPEGPPAPDAALLSAAIRAIRAGDLASTAPRKPAASAPGTGGELPRTGSAETLATMQAAVLTGEALWIGYVNAEGAASQRVIAPIRVEGGFVTAYDHTADEVRTYPLHRITGVAELADDQP; encoded by the coding sequence CGCCTCGGTGGTGCGCGCGCTGGAGCGGCTTGACCGGTTCGCCCAGCAGACGGCCCAGGCCCTCGCGGTGGCCGGCGACCCGGCGACGTACGCCGAACTGCTCGGCCTGACGGCCGGGGACGCCGGTGACCCGGCCGTCTCCGCCGCGCTGCCCCGCGCCCTCGGCACCCTGCGCGAGCAGGCCCTGGTATGGGGCGGCGACGACCAGTTGCGTCTGGTGCGCACGGCCCGTGAACTGCTCGCCCCTTCGGCGCAGCACCCGTCTCCGACGGGGCTCGGCCCGACGGTGCGGGAGGCGACGGCGGGCATGTCGCCGGGGCGGATCCAGGAGCTCGTCACCACGGCCGGACTGCCCTCGACGCACGACTCCGTGTCGGCCGTGGCCTCGCTCACCGCCCTGTTCACGGACCGCGAGCGGATGGCCGCCCTCCTCGACGGGGCTCCCGCCGACGCCCTCGACGTGCTGAACCGCCTGGTGTGGGGCCCGCCCTACGGCCAGGTCACCGCCGACCCGGCGCCCCGCCTGCGCTGGCTGCTCGACCGCGGTCTGCTGCTGCCGACGACGCCCGGAACCGTCGTACTCCCCCGCGAGGTGGCCCTGCACCTGCGCGCGGGCCGCGCCCACCGCGCGCCCGAGCCGGTACCGCCCGCCGTGGAAGTGGCCGCGGCACACCCTCCGCGGGTGGTGGACGCGACGGCGGCCGCTCAGGCGTACACCGCGCCGGCCACCGTCGAGGAGTTGCTGAAGGACTGGGACGAGGGCGGGCCGAACGTGCTGCGCGCGGGCGGCCTGAGCGTGCGCGACCTCAAGCGCACCGCCGTCGCGCTGGACGTGTCCGAGCCGGTGGCCGCCTTCTGGGTCGAACTCGCCTACGCGGCGGGCCTGCTGGCCTCCGACGGGGAGGCCGACGAACGGTACGCGGCGACCCCGGCGTACGACGAGTGGCTGGAGCGGCCCGCGGCCGAGCGCTGGGGGCACCTGGCCCAGGCGTGGCTCACGGCGACGCGGACGGCGGGCCTGGTCGGCGGGCGGGACGCGAAGGACCGCGCGCTGTCGGCGCTCGGGCCCGGACTGGACCGTTCGGCGGCGCCCGAGGTACGGCACCGGGTGCTGACACTGCTGGCCGGGCTGCCGGAGGGCGCCGCGCCGTCCACCGAGTCGGTGCTGGCCCGGCTGCGCTGGGAGCGGCCGCCCCGCGCACCGCAGCCGGAGGACGACCTGCGCGCCCGCATCGCCCAGTGGACGCTGTCGGAGGCGGAACTGCTCGGAGTGACCGGGCGGGGCGCGCTGTCCGCGCACGGGCGGGCGCTGCTGGGCGCGCCGCCCACGAAGCCCCGGGCGGAGGAGACCGAGCCCACCGGACCGGGCGACAAGCTGCCCGTCCACCATCACCACCCGACGGCCCCGCCGGCCCCCCTCTCCGCCGCCGAACAGGCCACCGCCACGGCGGCTGCCTGCCGGGTCCTCGCACCGCTCCTGCCCGAACCCCTCGACCACGTCCTGCTCCAGGCGGACCTCACGGCAGTGGCCCCGGGCCCGCTGCGCCGGCCTCTGGCGGACACGCTGGGCGTCCTCGCGGACGTGGAGTCGAAGGGCGGCGCGACCGTCTACCGGTTCACCCCCGCCTCCGTACGCCGGGCCCTGGACGCCGGCCGGACCGCCGCCGACCTGCACGCCTTCCTCGCCACGCACTCCCGTACGCCCGTCCCGCAACCGTTGACCTACCTGATCGACGACGTGGCCCGGCGGCACGGGCACCTGCGGGTCGGCGCGGCCTCGGCGTACGTGCGCTGCGACGACGACGCGCTGCTGAACGAGATCCTCGCCGACAAGCGGTCCGCCGCGCTGCGCCTGCGCCGCCTCGCGCCGACCGTGCTGGCGACCCCGGCCGAACCGGCCGCGCTCCTGGAGGGCCTGCGCGCCATGGGCTACGCCCCGGCCGCGGAGTCGGCGGAGGGTGACGTCCTGATCAGCCGTGCCGACTCCTACCGCACCCCGCCGCGCACCGCCCCCGAACCCGTTCCCGAGGGCCCGCCGGCCCCCGACGCCGCCCTGCTGTCCGCCGCGATCCGCGCGATCCGGGCGGGCGACCTGGCCTCCACCGCCCCGCGCAAGCCCGCCGCCTCGGCACCGGGGACGGGAGGCGAGCTGCCCCGCACCGGTTCGGCCGAGACCCTCGCCACCATGCAGGCCGCCGTCCTCACCGGCGAGGCCCTGTGGATCGGCTACGTCAACGCCGAGGGCGCCGCCAGCCAGCGCGTCATCGCGCCGATCCGCGTCGAGGGCGGCTTCGTGACGGCGTACGACCACACCGCCGACGAGGTACGCACGTATCCGCTGCACCGGATCACGGGAGTCGCCGAACTCGCGGACGACCAGCCGTGA
- a CDS encoding UvrD-helicase domain-containing protein — protein sequence MREDVESLDISDVTANWVNAEVLARQIDERIKALADLSDTPLFFGRLDYLHAPGVDKAEGAEGERFYIGRRHVHDADGDPMVIDWRAPVSQPFYRASKKDPMDIALRRRFGYTGGDLTAYEDEHLSDPAEAAATSKLLQQEIERPRVGPMRDIVATIQPEQDEIVRSGLSGTVCVQGGPGTGKTAVGLHRVAYLLYAHRERLARTGTLVIGPNKSFLHYIEQVLPALGELTVRQATVDDLVAHAEIRGTDDAAAAIVKGDARMAEVLRRAVYSHVTMPAEPVVVVRGSRRWRVPAYELEDIVRELLDRGIRYGAAREALPQRIAHAVLVQMERSGEAPDDRVQDAVARNAAVKAAVKAIWPPVDPARLVLRLLTDADFLSAHSDGILTEEERKTILWEKPVRSVKSARWSAADAVLIDEATDLVERTHSLGHVVLDEAQDLSPMQYRAVGRRCTTGSATVLGDLAQGTTPWATRTWEEALGHLGKSDGVIEELTAGFRVPTDVITYASRLLPHIAPGLTPVASVRENPGFFQVRTVAGDTEVVATCEELLRNEGSTGLIAADARVPALAGALTAAGLAYLSPGEETTAETRLTLVPASLAKGLEYDYVVLDEPQAVVDGEPDERTGLRRLYVALTRAVSGLIVTHTTALPPQLT from the coding sequence ATGCGCGAGGACGTCGAGTCGCTGGACATCAGCGACGTCACCGCGAACTGGGTCAACGCCGAAGTCCTCGCCCGCCAGATCGACGAGCGCATCAAGGCGCTGGCCGATCTCAGCGACACCCCGCTGTTCTTCGGCCGCCTCGACTACCTGCACGCACCGGGCGTCGACAAAGCGGAGGGCGCGGAGGGCGAGCGCTTCTACATCGGGCGGCGGCACGTGCACGACGCCGACGGCGACCCGATGGTCATCGACTGGCGCGCGCCGGTGTCGCAGCCGTTCTACCGGGCCTCCAAGAAGGACCCGATGGACATCGCGCTGCGCCGCCGCTTCGGCTACACCGGCGGGGACCTGACGGCGTACGAGGACGAGCACCTGTCCGACCCGGCCGAGGCGGCCGCCACCAGCAAGCTGCTCCAGCAGGAGATCGAACGCCCCCGTGTCGGCCCGATGCGCGACATCGTGGCGACCATCCAGCCCGAGCAGGACGAGATCGTGCGGTCCGGCCTGTCCGGCACCGTGTGCGTCCAGGGCGGCCCCGGCACCGGGAAGACCGCCGTCGGCCTGCACCGGGTCGCCTACCTCCTCTACGCCCACCGCGAGCGGCTCGCCCGCACCGGCACCCTCGTCATCGGCCCGAACAAGTCCTTCCTGCACTACATCGAGCAGGTGCTGCCCGCACTGGGCGAGCTGACGGTCCGGCAGGCCACGGTGGACGACCTGGTGGCCCACGCGGAGATCCGGGGCACGGACGACGCGGCGGCCGCGATCGTCAAGGGCGACGCGCGGATGGCGGAGGTCCTCCGGCGGGCCGTGTACTCCCACGTCACCATGCCCGCCGAACCGGTCGTGGTGGTGCGCGGCTCCCGCCGCTGGCGCGTCCCGGCGTACGAACTGGAGGACATCGTCCGCGAGTTGCTGGACCGGGGCATCCGCTACGGCGCGGCCCGCGAGGCACTTCCGCAGCGCATCGCGCACGCCGTACTGGTGCAGATGGAGCGCTCGGGGGAGGCCCCGGACGACCGCGTGCAGGACGCGGTGGCCCGCAACGCGGCGGTGAAGGCGGCCGTCAAGGCCATCTGGCCGCCGGTCGACCCGGCCAGGCTGGTGCTGCGGCTGCTGACGGACGCGGACTTCCTCTCCGCGCACTCGGACGGGATCCTCACCGAGGAGGAGCGAAAGACGATCCTGTGGGAGAAGCCCGTGCGGTCGGTGAAGTCGGCCAGGTGGTCGGCGGCGGACGCGGTGCTGATCGACGAGGCCACCGATCTCGTCGAACGCACCCATTCGCTCGGCCACGTGGTGCTGGACGAGGCGCAGGACCTCTCCCCCATGCAGTACCGGGCCGTCGGCCGGCGCTGCACCACCGGCTCCGCGACCGTCCTCGGCGACCTCGCGCAGGGCACCACCCCGTGGGCGACCCGCACCTGGGAGGAGGCCCTCGGCCACCTCGGCAAGTCCGACGGCGTGATCGAGGAGCTGACGGCGGGCTTCCGCGTGCCGACGGACGTGATCACCTACGCCTCCCGCCTGCTGCCGCACATCGCACCGGGCCTGACGCCGGTCGCGTCGGTCCGCGAGAACCCGGGCTTCTTCCAGGTCCGTACGGTCGCCGGCGACACGGAAGTGGTCGCCACCTGCGAGGAGTTGCTGCGCAACGAGGGCTCGACCGGCCTGATCGCCGCCGACGCCCGCGTCCCGGCACTCGCCGGGGCGCTCACGGCGGCCGGCCTCGCGTATCTGTCGCCCGGCGAGGAGACGACGGCCGAGACCCGCCTCACCCTGGTCCCGGCCTCCCTCGCCAAGGGCCTGGAGTACGACTACGTGGTCCTCGACGAGCCGCAGGCCGTGGTCGACGGCGAGCCCGACGAACGCACCGGCCTGCGCCGCCTGTACGTGGCCCTGACCCGAGCGGTCTCAGGCCTGATCGTCACCCACACGACCGCGCTGCCGCCGCAACTGACCTGA
- a CDS encoding DNA repair helicase XPB: MNGPLIVQSDKTLLLEVDHEQADDCRRAIAPFAELERAPEHIHTYRVTPLGLWNARAAGHDAEQVVDALVQYSRYPVPHALLVDIADTMDRYGRLTLTKHPAHGLVLATTDRPVLEEVLKSKRIAPLVGARIDPDTVAVHPSERGQIKQVLLKLGWPAEDLAGYVDGEAHPIELRENGWALRPYQKQAVENFWHGGSGVVVLPCGAGKTLVGAGSMAQAKSTTLILVTNTVSARQWKHELVKRTSLTEDEIGEYSGTRKEIRPVTIATYQVLTTKRKGIYPHLELFDSRDWGLIVYDEVHLLPAPVFKFTADLQARRRLGLTATLVREDGRESDVFSLIGPKRFDAPWKEIEAQGYIAPADCVEVRVNLTDSERLAYATAETEEKYRFCATTATKRKVTEAIVRRFAGQQILVIGQYIDQLDELGEHLNAPVIKGETSNAQREKLFDAFREGEISVLVVSKVANFSIDLPEATVAIQVSGTFGSRQEEAQRLGRVLRPKADGHQAHFYSVVARDTIDQDFAAHRQRFLAEQGYAYRIIDADELLAES; this comes from the coding sequence GTGAACGGTCCGCTCATCGTCCAGTCCGACAAAACCCTGCTGCTCGAAGTCGACCACGAGCAGGCCGACGACTGCCGTCGCGCCATCGCTCCGTTCGCCGAGCTGGAGCGGGCGCCCGAGCACATCCACACCTACCGGGTCACCCCGCTCGGACTGTGGAACGCGCGAGCCGCCGGGCACGACGCCGAGCAGGTGGTGGACGCGCTCGTGCAGTACAGCCGCTACCCCGTGCCGCACGCGCTGCTCGTCGACATCGCCGACACCATGGACCGCTACGGGCGGCTGACCCTCACCAAGCACCCGGCGCACGGTCTGGTCCTGGCCACCACCGACCGGCCGGTGCTGGAGGAGGTGCTGAAGTCCAAGCGGATCGCTCCCCTGGTCGGCGCCCGCATCGATCCGGACACCGTGGCCGTGCACCCCTCCGAGCGCGGGCAGATCAAGCAGGTGCTGCTGAAGCTGGGCTGGCCGGCCGAGGACCTCGCCGGGTACGTCGACGGCGAGGCGCACCCGATCGAGCTGCGCGAGAACGGCTGGGCGCTCAGGCCGTACCAGAAGCAGGCCGTGGAGAACTTCTGGCACGGCGGTTCGGGCGTGGTCGTCCTGCCCTGTGGGGCCGGGAAGACGCTGGTGGGCGCGGGGTCCATGGCCCAGGCGAAGTCCACGACGCTCATCCTCGTCACGAACACCGTCTCCGCCCGGCAGTGGAAGCACGAACTGGTGAAGCGGACCTCGCTGACCGAGGACGAGATCGGCGAGTACAGCGGCACCAGGAAGGAGATCCGGCCGGTCACCATCGCCACGTACCAGGTGCTGACGACCAAGCGGAAGGGGATCTACCCGCACCTGGAACTCTTCGACTCCCGCGACTGGGGACTGATCGTCTACGACGAGGTGCACCTCCTTCCCGCTCCGGTCTTCAAGTTCACCGCTGACCTCCAGGCGCGGCGACGGCTGGGGCTGACCGCCACCCTGGTCCGGGAGGACGGCCGCGAGTCGGACGTGTTCTCCCTGATCGGCCCCAAGCGGTTCGACGCTCCCTGGAAGGAGATCGAGGCGCAGGGCTACATCGCGCCCGCGGACTGCGTCGAGGTCCGGGTGAACCTGACGGACTCCGAGCGGCTGGCGTACGCGACGGCCGAGACGGAGGAGAAGTACCGCTTCTGCGCGACCACCGCGACCAAGCGGAAGGTCACGGAGGCGATCGTCCGCCGCTTCGCCGGGCAGCAGATCCTCGTCATCGGCCAGTACATCGACCAGCTGGACGAACTGGGCGAGCATCTGAACGCACCGGTGATCAAGGGCGAGACCTCCAACGCCCAGCGCGAGAAGCTCTTCGACGCCTTCCGCGAGGGCGAGATCAGTGTGCTGGTGGTGTCGAAGGTCGCGAACTTCTCCATCGACCTGCCCGAAGCCACCGTCGCCATCCAGGTCTCCGGCACCTTCGGCTCCCGCCAGGAGGAGGCCCAGCGTCTCGGCCGGGTGCTGCGCCCCAAGGCCGACGGCCACCAGGCCCACTTCTACTCGGTGGTCGCCCGCGACACGATCGACCAGGACTTCGCCGCCCACCGCCAGCGCTTCCTGGCCGAACAGGGCTACGCGTACCGCATCATCGACGCGGACGAGCTGCTGGCGGAGAGCTGA
- a CDS encoding glycosyltransferase 87 family protein: MTERTVALRARAASPFVLLAVSFVALAALFAVLRVPMPDALVYRAEGSAVIQGRDLYGFTITQGRLPATYPPFAAVLFVPTALLSVPALKAVFLAGNALLLAWLVHLSARLAGRPAGLPLLCAATALAVWLEPVFQTFVFGQINLAITCLVLWDLTRPPGARGKGAAIGVATGIKLTPGLFVVYLLLRGRGREAATATAAFAGTVAVGALVLPGASVDYWTRRLFETNRVGKPWIIPNQSLQGLIARALRDPSPGLAWILPALAVAAVGLWLARRAPHERWGVLLTGFTALLVSPISWSHHWVWCVPLIAVLLAEGRRTWAGVAAVVFTARTLWLVRHGEMDLRLPWWQQPLASPYALLGLALLASALLSRPDVRAVDDPRLSSPPAARPRR; encoded by the coding sequence GTGACAGAACGGACGGTGGCCCTCCGGGCGCGTGCAGCATCTCCCTTCGTCCTCCTCGCCGTCTCCTTCGTCGCCCTGGCGGCCCTGTTCGCCGTCCTGCGCGTGCCGATGCCCGACGCGCTGGTCTACCGGGCCGAGGGCTCGGCCGTGATCCAAGGCCGCGACCTCTACGGGTTCACGATCACGCAGGGACGGCTGCCGGCCACGTATCCGCCGTTCGCGGCGGTGCTTTTCGTGCCGACGGCGCTGCTGTCCGTCCCGGCGCTGAAGGCGGTGTTCCTCGCGGGCAACGCGCTCCTGCTCGCCTGGCTCGTCCACCTCTCCGCCCGCCTCGCCGGCCGCCCGGCCGGCCTTCCGCTGCTGTGCGCCGCGACGGCCCTCGCCGTCTGGCTCGAACCGGTCTTCCAGACCTTCGTGTTCGGGCAGATCAACCTCGCGATCACCTGCCTCGTCCTGTGGGACCTCACCCGTCCGCCCGGCGCGCGCGGCAAGGGAGCCGCGATCGGCGTCGCGACCGGGATCAAGCTCACCCCCGGGCTGTTCGTCGTCTATCTGCTGCTGCGCGGGCGCGGACGCGAGGCGGCCACGGCGACGGCCGCGTTCGCCGGGACCGTCGCCGTCGGCGCGCTCGTCCTGCCCGGGGCCAGCGTCGACTACTGGACCCGTCGCCTCTTCGAGACCAACCGAGTGGGAAAGCCATGGATCATCCCCAACCAGTCCCTCCAGGGACTGATCGCCCGCGCCCTCCGGGACCCGTCACCGGGCCTGGCCTGGATCCTCCCGGCGCTCGCGGTGGCCGCCGTCGGCCTGTGGCTGGCGCGCCGGGCACCGCATGAGCGGTGGGGCGTCCTGCTGACGGGCTTCACCGCCCTGCTCGTCTCGCCGATCAGCTGGTCCCACCACTGGGTCTGGTGCGTGCCGCTGATCGCCGTACTCCTGGCCGAGGGCCGTCGCACCTGGGCGGGCGTCGCCGCGGTCGTCTTCACGGCCCGCACCCTGTGGCTGGTCCGCCACGGCGAGATGGACCTGCGCCTGCCGTGGTGGCAGCAGCCGCTGGCGTCGCCGTACGCCCTGCTGGGGCTGGCACTGCTCGCGTCGGCCCTCCTCAGCCGGCCCGACGTCCGCGCCGTCGACGATCCGCGGCTCAGCTCTCCGCCAGCAGCTCGTCCGCGTCGATGA
- a CDS encoding ankyrin repeat domain-containing protein — protein MEIEPWTPVHQAVETNDYEELAALLDAGADPNEVCFGMSLLAHAIELEGDSTLQSGYRLHSALTAIVLAYGADPALISRNEQTPMEIADEYNHEPAKRLLKRFLQVTPK, from the coding sequence ATGGAAATCGAACCGTGGACGCCCGTACATCAGGCGGTCGAAACCAACGACTATGAGGAGCTTGCTGCCCTGCTTGACGCCGGAGCCGATCCGAACGAAGTGTGCTTCGGAATGTCGCTCCTAGCGCATGCCATTGAGCTTGAAGGCGACTCAACGCTGCAGTCCGGTTATCGGCTGCATTCTGCGCTCACTGCGATCGTTCTTGCGTATGGTGCCGATCCTGCGTTGATTTCACGCAATGAACAGACCCCCATGGAAATTGCGGATGAATACAATCATGAGCCGGCTAAGCGTCTGCTGAAGCGGTTTCTTCAAGTGACGCCGAAGTGA